A stretch of DNA from Desmospora activa DSM 45169:
AGTCGAGGCGTGTCCTTATTTGGTGCAGCCGTGCCTAGCTTTTGGTTGGGGCTCATCTTGATCGATTGGTTTGCGGTGCGTTGGAATCTCCTTCCGCCCATGGGCAGGGAGGGGCTTTTTTCCGCTATACTGCCGTCGTTGACACTGGGACTGGCTATATCTAGTGTCTATGTGCGGTTGCTGCGTTCCAGTTTGCTTGATTCCTTGAGTCAGGAATTTATACGGGCGGCCCGATCAAGGGGATTATCAGAGGGACGAATCTTTTTTGCCCACGCTTTTCGCCACAGCCTTCCGCCGGTGATCACCGTTTTTGGTGTTAGCCTCGGTAGCTTGATTGGCGGGGTTGTGGTGATCGAGGTGATTTTCGCCTATCCAGGTATCGGTAAGTTGGTGGTGGACGCCATCCGACAACGTGATTACCCGATGATTCAAGGCTATATCTTTGTGATGGCGGTGATTATTTTTGTCGTTAATAGCGGGGTCGATTTATCCTATCGCTATTTAAATCCGGAGTTGCGGCTGAAGGAAAGGAAGGGAAGCTGATGGAGCTCGTCTTAGCAAAAAAACGGCAGCCAAGCAAGAAACACTGGAAAAAGGCAGCTTTACTTACGGTGCTTGCTTTTCTGCTGGCAGTTGTGATTTACACCTTCCTTATACTGAAGCATGATCCCACACTGGTCGATATGGCTGCCAAAATGGAACCCATGAGCTGGGAACACCCATTGGGTACGGATCATCTGGGGCGGGATGTGTTGACACGGCTGTTGCTCGGCGGGCAACTAACGGTGGGTTACAGTTTTCTGGCGCTGGTGCTCGCCGTTGTTATCGGTGTTCCCTTTGGGGTGTTTGCCGGGTATAAAGGGGGCTTGATCGATCGTACATTTATGCGCATCGGCGATACGTTTTTAGCGTTTCCCGATACGATTGTGGCCATTGTGCTGAGTGGTCTCTTAGGGCCAGGCATCGGCAATCTGTTGCTGGCGATTGTGGCGGTAAAATGGGTCGGCTATGCCAGGCTCGTACGTAGCACCGTGATCAACGAGTGTCAAAAAGACTACATCACTATCGCTAAAATTAACGGTCTCGGTTCCGGCGGGATTATGAGGAAGCATTTGTTTCCCCATATCATCGGGAATGTGTTGGTCCTTGCCAGCCTTGATCTCGGGAAGATTATTTTGCTGATCTCTTCCCTCTCCTATATTGGGTTGGGGGCACAGCCGCCTGTACCGGAGTGGGGAGCGATGCTTAATGACGCTCGCCCCTATTTTCGTGCCAATCCGTCCTTGTTGGTGTATCCGGGATTGGCGATTGTGATGGTTGTTTTTATCTCAAATATAATCGGAGATTCCTTACGTGATCGATTTGATGTGAAAAAGGAGATACAACCGTGAGCATTTTAGCCGTCAGGCAATTGTCCGTCTGGGGAAAAGAGAAGCGGATCGTCGATTCGATCTCCTTTGATATTCACCAGGGAGAATGGTTTGCGCTTGTGGGACAGAGCGGTAGCGGCAAAAGCGTAACCGCTGCGGCCATTGGACAGCTTTTGCCGCCAAATCTGTACGCCACTGGGGATGTTCGTTACCGTGACAAAAATATAGTAACCCTCTCCGAAACCGCCATACGCCAGCTCCGTGGAAAACGTCTCTCGTATATTTTTCAGGATTATCAGGGCTCGTTTACGCCGTTTCTGACGATTGGGCGTCATTTTGAGGAGTATCAGCGGACCCATCTCAATCTCTCAAGAGCAGCCCGGAAACAACAGGCGGAGGAAGCCCTTCGTTCCGTTGGCCTGTCAGAACAACTGTACAATCGATACCCCTTTCAACTGAGCGGTGGCCAGCTTCAGCGGGTATCGATTGCCATCGCCCTGCTGTTGAAGCCGGATATTCTGGTGGCGGATGAGCCGACCACCGCTTTGGACAGTGTCTCTTCATTTCAGATTTTACAACTGTTATCCCGACTACAGGATGAAACCGGATGTGCAATTTTGTTTATCACCCATGATTTGCGCCATGTGAAGAAGTACGCCGACCAGATCGCCGTCATGAATGAAGGGGCCATCGTAGAAAGCGGAGCGGC
This window harbors:
- the nikC gene encoding nickel transporter permease, whose product is MELVLAKKRQPSKKHWKKAALLTVLAFLLAVVIYTFLILKHDPTLVDMAAKMEPMSWEHPLGTDHLGRDVLTRLLLGGQLTVGYSFLALVLAVVIGVPFGVFAGYKGGLIDRTFMRIGDTFLAFPDTIVAIVLSGLLGPGIGNLLLAIVAVKWVGYARLVRSTVINECQKDYITIAKINGLGSGGIMRKHLFPHIIGNVLVLASLDLGKIILLISSLSYIGLGAQPPVPEWGAMLNDARPYFRANPSLLVYPGLAIVMVVFISNIIGDSLRDRFDVKKEIQP
- a CDS encoding ABC transporter ATP-binding protein, producing MSILAVRQLSVWGKEKRIVDSISFDIHQGEWFALVGQSGSGKSVTAAAIGQLLPPNLYATGDVRYRDKNIVTLSETAIRQLRGKRLSYIFQDYQGSFTPFLTIGRHFEEYQRTHLNLSRAARKQQAEEALRSVGLSEQLYNRYPFQLSGGQLQRVSIAIALLLKPDILVADEPTTALDSVSSFQILQLLSRLQDETGCAILFITHDLRHVKKYADQIAVMNEGAIVESGAAKKILGNPSHPYTRTLIRSMPTLVQRDALTPEGVLP
- the nikB gene encoding nickel ABC transporter permease, encoding MLRIIGRRFLEVALFLLVVTFVSFLFMRLAPGDPVLSILRVDDVSVTTQQIEELREELGFNDSLLVQYGHWLIQFVQLDFGRSYITNQPVLDTILASLPATIELTIGSLLVMLCVAIPLGSLAALYRNRWIDQVSRGVSLFGAAVPSFWLGLILIDWFAVRWNLLPPMGREGLFSAILPSLTLGLAISSVYVRLLRSSLLDSLSQEFIRAARSRGLSEGRIFFAHAFRHSLPPVITVFGVSLGSLIGGVVVIEVIFAYPGIGKLVVDAIRQRDYPMIQGYIFVMAVIIFVVNSGVDLSYRYLNPELRLKERKGS